The genomic region CGGGACGTCGACGTCCGCACGCGGTGGCTGCGCGACGACCGGGGCCGTCCCATCGGCCGGGTGGCGGTCGTGCGCGACGTCACCGAGCAGCTGCGGGCCGGGCGGGCGCTGGAGGAGGCGAACGAGCGGCTGCGCGCCCAGGTCGCGACGATCGAGGGGTTGCGGGCGGAGCTGGCCGAGGAGGCGGCGCGGGACCCGCTGACGGGCCTGCGCAACCGGCGGCGGTTCGTGGAGGACCTCGCCAACCGGCTCACCGCCTCCGGTGCCTCGGGGCAGCCGCTGTCGCTGGTGCTGCTGGACGTCGACCACTTCAAGGCGATCAACGACGCCCACGGGCACGCCGTCGGCGACGACGTCCTCGTGGAGGTGGCGCACGCGCTGCGCGCCCACGCCCGGCCGGAGGACGTCGTGCGGTACGGCGGGGAGGAGTTCGTCGTCCTGCTGCCGCACCTGGGGGCGGCCGCGGCCCGGGTGCGCGCGGAGGAGCTGCGGGCGGCGTGCGCGCGGGTGCGCGTCGAGGTCGAGGCGCTGCGGATCACGATCAGCGCCGGCGTGGCCACCGCCCCCGACCACGGGACGACGCCCGACGAGCTGCTGCTCGCGGCCGACCGCGCCCTGTACGAGGCCAAGGGCGGCGGCCGCGACCAGGTGGCGCTCGCGGACTAGGGGGAGACGGACCGGGACGGGGCGGGGGCGGTGGCGGCCTCGCCGCGCTTCTCGTCGGCGCGGACCATGAGCGTCGACCCGGCGAGGGCGAGGACGATGCCCGCGGTCTGGAAGACGCTCGGCAGGGTCCGGTAGACGGCCAGCGACAGGACGATGGTCAGGACCGGGGCGAGCGCGTTGGTCACGGGGGCCACGATGGACGCCTTGCCGCGGCTCATGGCCATGACGAGGAACAGCGCACCGACCGCGTTGAGGACCTGGGTCACGGCGGTCAGCGCCGGGGCCCGCCACCCGAACCCGCCGGGCAGGCCACCGGTCACGAGCAGCGCGACGGGGACGAGCAGGAGCCCGGAGACGGTCATCCAGCCGAAGGTCGTGGCGTCGTCGACCCCGGCGACGGCGGCCTTGCGCATGTAGTACGCCTGCACGCCCCAGGCCAGGCAGACGAGCAGGGCCAGGACCATCCAGGACCCGACGTCGACCGACGCGGAGCCGCCGGAGACGGAGAACAGGACGATCGCGGCCAGCGCGAGGACGACACCGATCGCCGCGAGGCGCGTGACGCGTTCGCGCAGGGCGACGACGGCCATGACTACGGTGACCGCCGGGGACAGCGCGATGACCGGGAAGATGACGTAGGCGGGGCCGATCGCGAGCGCCTTGAAGAGCAGCAGCTGGCCGCCGGCGCCGGACAGCCCGATGACCAGGCCGTAGAAGGCGGCGATCCCGCGGCGGTCGAACCGCCTGCCGCGCAGCGAGACGACCGCGGGGATGATCATCGTGAAGGCCCAGACGACGTAGACCATCTCGTCGGGGTAGCCGTAGCGCGAGGTCGGCAGCGCGGAGAACGCGCCCCACACGCCCCAGAAGAGGACGAGCAGGCCGGCGTAGGGCAGCCAGCCCGTGGAGCGGGCTGCGGGGGCGGTGGTGCTCGGTGACGTCACGGGAGGTCCCTCCAGCGGGGCGGTGGTCTGCGTGGGGCGGTGACCGGGACGGGCCGGTGGACGGGCCGTGGGCACGACGACGCCGACGTGCGCGGAGAACGGGTCACCGACCTGAGTGGATCCTGGAGGTCATGCACTGGTCTGTCAATAGTCCTTTTTTGGTCTGATACTGGTATCAGACCAAAGGCGGTACCGTAACGTCATGCCGGGTGCCCGTCCGACCGCCGCCCTCCCGACCGACGGCGGCCCCCTCTACCAGCGCATCGCCGACCGGCTGCAGGCCGAGCTGGCCGGGCAGGGAGCCGGTGGCGGGACGCGGCTGCCGTCCGAGCGCCACCTCACCGAGCACTACGGCGTCTCCCGGGTCACTGTCCGCGCGGCGCTGCGCGAACTGGACCGCCGGGGCGTGCTGACCTCCCTGCCGGCACGGGGCTGGGTCGTCGCCGAGGGGGCCTTCGGCACCCCCGGGACCGCTGCGGGACAACGGGTCCGCGGGTTCGCCGACCTTGCGGCCGACCGCGGGCTGCGCGCCACGTCCCGGGTGCTGGTCAGCGGCACCCGCCCCGCCACCACCGCCGAGGCCGACGTGCTGCGCACCGCACCCGGCACGACCCTGTTCGAGATGCGGCGGGTCCGCCGCCTCAACGACCTCGCCGTCGCCGTCGAGCACAACCTGCTGCCCCTGGCGGTCGCCCCGGCCCTGCCCACCGTCGACTTCAGCACGGCGTCGCTGTACGCGGTCCTGCGCTCGGCCGACCCGCCGAAGCTGCCGCGCGTCGCCGAGTACTCCGTGGAGGCGCGCAACCCCACCGACGTCGAGCGCGAGCTGCTCGACATCGACGGCCCCGTCCCGATCCTGCAGGCCACCCAGGTCACCTTCGACGAGGACGGCCGCGCCATCGAGTACACCGTGCAGGCCTACCGCGGGGACCGGTACACCTTCCGCGCCTCCATCACCGACTGAGCCGCCGGGAGGGTCCCGGCGGCTCAGGGGTGGTCCAGGCGCTCACGTCACCAGATGCGGACGCGCTCCTCCGGGTCCAGCCACAGCCCGTCGCCGGGGGCCGTGCCGAAGGCGTCGTGGAACTCCACGAGGTTGCGCACGACCGCGTTGCAGCGGAACTCCGGCGGGGAGTGCGGGTCGACCGCCAGGCGGCGCTCGACCTCGGCGGGACGGACCTTGCCGCACCAGACCTTGGCCCAGCCGAAGAACAGGCGCTGGCTGCCGGTCAGGCCGTCCACGACGGGGGCCTGCCCACCGCCCAGGGCGATCTCGTAGGCCTTGTGCGCGATGGTCAGGCCACCGAGGTCGCCGATGTTCTCCCCGACGGTGAGCGCGCCGTTGACGTGCTTGCCCGGCGTCTCGGGCGGTTCGAGGGCGTCGTACTGGTCCACCAGCGCCTGGGTGCGCTTGCCGAACTCGGTGCGGTCGGCGTCGGTCCACCAGTCGTTGAGGTTGCCCAGGCCGTCGTACTTGCTGCCCTGGTCGTCGAACCCGTGGCCGATCTCGTGGCCGATGACCGCGCCGATGCCGCCGTAGTTCTCGGCGTCGTCGGCGTCGAGGGAGAAGAACGGCGGGCGCAGGATCGCGGCGGGGAAGACGATCTCGTTCATGCCCGGGTTGTAGTAGGCGTTGACCGTCTGCGGGGTCATGAACCACTCGCTGCGGTCGACGGGACCGCCGAGCTTGGCGAGCTCGCGCTCGACCTCGAAGGCGAACGCGCGGCGCACGTTGCCGAGCAGGTCCTCGCGGTCGATCGTCAGCGCCGAGTAGTCGCGCCAGGAGTCGGGGTGGCCGATCTTCGGCGTGAACCGCCCCAGCTTCTCCAGCGCGCGGTCCTTCGTCTCGCGCGTCATCCAGTCGAGGGCCTCGATGTCCTGGCGGTAGGCCTCGACGAGGTTGGCGACGAGCTCGGTCATGCGCGCCTTGGCGGCGGGCGGGAAGTGCTCGGCGACGTAGAGCTCGCCCAGCGCCTCGCCGAGGTTGCCCTCGACGAGCCCGACGCCGCGCTTCCAGCGCTCGCGCAGCTGCGGGGCGCCCGTGAGCTTCGTGCCGTAGAACGCGAAGTTCGCCTCGACGAAGTCGGAGGACAGGAACGCGGCGCCCTGGTGCAGGACGCGCCAGCCGAGCCACTCGCGCCACGTCTCGACCGGCGTCGCGGCGAAGACCTCGGCCAGGCCCTGCAGGTAGCTGGGCTGGCGGACGACGACCTGGGCGAACGCCGACTCCGGCAGCTCGGCCGCCGCGATCCAGGCCGCGAGGTCGATGCCGGGCAGGAGGTCCTGCAGACCGGCGCGGTCCAGCTTGTTGTAGGTCGCGTTGGCGTCGCGGTTCCTCACGCGGTC from Kineococcus rhizosphaerae harbors:
- a CDS encoding DMT family transporter, giving the protein MTSPSTTAPAARSTGWLPYAGLLVLFWGVWGAFSALPTSRYGYPDEMVYVVWAFTMIIPAVVSLRGRRFDRRGIAAFYGLVIGLSGAGGQLLLFKALAIGPAYVIFPVIALSPAVTVVMAVVALRERVTRLAAIGVVLALAAIVLFSVSGGSASVDVGSWMVLALLVCLAWGVQAYYMRKAAVAGVDDATTFGWMTVSGLLLVPVALLVTGGLPGGFGWRAPALTAVTQVLNAVGALFLVMAMSRGKASIVAPVTNALAPVLTIVLSLAVYRTLPSVFQTAGIVLALAGSTLMVRADEKRGEAATAPAPSRSVSP
- a CDS encoding GntR family transcriptional regulator, which codes for MPGARPTAALPTDGGPLYQRIADRLQAELAGQGAGGGTRLPSERHLTEHYGVSRVTVRAALRELDRRGVLTSLPARGWVVAEGAFGTPGTAAGQRVRGFADLAADRGLRATSRVLVSGTRPATTAEADVLRTAPGTTLFEMRRVRRLNDLAVAVEHNLLPLAVAPALPTVDFSTASLYAVLRSADPPKLPRVAEYSVEARNPTDVERELLDIDGPVPILQATQVTFDEDGRAIEYTVQAYRGDRYTFRASITD
- a CDS encoding M13 family metallopeptidase, whose protein sequence is MSSITDAQPAGSDVDPSVRPQDDLFRHVNGRWLATTEIPDDRAVDGAFIRLRDQSEAECRTIVESAAAAAATGEAAPGTVRQKIGDLFASFMDVERVEALGATPLDPELAAVDAVTDHAGLVRLLGAFERSGVGGPFAYWVDTDNAKSDEYVVYLTQAGLGLPDESYYREEQYAEIRAAYRQHVERVLTLGRRPDPAGSAQRVLDLETALAAHHWDRVRNRDANATYNKLDRAGLQDLLPGIDLAAWIAAAELPESAFAQVVVRQPSYLQGLAEVFAATPVETWREWLGWRVLHQGAAFLSSDFVEANFAFYGTKLTGAPQLRERWKRGVGLVEGNLGEALGELYVAEHFPPAAKARMTELVANLVEAYRQDIEALDWMTRETKDRALEKLGRFTPKIGHPDSWRDYSALTIDREDLLGNVRRAFAFEVERELAKLGGPVDRSEWFMTPQTVNAYYNPGMNEIVFPAAILRPPFFSLDADDAENYGGIGAVIGHEIGHGFDDQGSKYDGLGNLNDWWTDADRTEFGKRTQALVDQYDALEPPETPGKHVNGALTVGENIGDLGGLTIAHKAYEIALGGGQAPVVDGLTGSQRLFFGWAKVWCGKVRPAEVERRLAVDPHSPPEFRCNAVVRNLVEFHDAFGTAPGDGLWLDPEERVRIW